The nucleotide sequence GGGAGataggggggtgggttggtggagattggggaagagggaaaagggaggagggtaAAGGGGAAGGTGTATCAGTGGTTTTGTGGGGAGGAGCACTGGGGAAGGATGGGGGGACggtttgagggggagaggaggggggaggggtggtgtttggttgatttggggggaggggtggggggtagGGTCAGGGGTGCAAGCAACAATGACTAGAAGCACCACACAAACAGCTTAGTCATTTGTCAATCGCCTTTGGGACTCGTGCTTCATGACGTGTGTACATGTAACGAGTGACTCACGCTGTGTCTAATGCGTAGATGGTGGATGTAATAAGGGATATCGCATTGTATTGCTTACTCAGGGGGCAATGTGCGCTTGGCGGCTTATGCTTTCAACGACCTTGATCCCTCCAGACATCTTCTTCAAAAGACTGAGTTCGACCGACCACCCTAGCCCTTTAAGTCAAAGCCTGCTCACCAGTAATGGTTGACAACAGACAACAGCCCTCACGTATCGTCCCTGTAACATCCCCTTAACACCCTCATGATCCTTCAAGTGAGGTTAGGGGACTCTCAGACACAGAACCTCCACTCAACCCACTCTCAAGATCACATGGTTCAGCTTCCGTTCAAACTGTGCCTTCCCCGTATGACCGTCTTGCTCCTAACTTATCTCCATTGAGCAGACAACCGTCAGGACCTGAGAGTTCACAAAACCATGGCAATCAGAATTCTAGTCCTCATCAAGATCTTTTCTCGGATCGTGGCATGTGGATTCCAGCCTACGAAGAAGAGGACATGGATGCCGTACTCCGCAAAGCTCGTGATATTTGGGACAGAGAAAAGCATTTTCAGAGCCCGGGTCACTTTCCCTGCAAGTTCGTCTTCCATCTGCACGATTACACACTAAAAGGGCGGTATGGAGAGCTCCACCTCGAAGCAAATTGTTCTATGATGCCATTACTGGTGCGGAGAGGTTCATTCTGAGGGGTATTGTCTTAGCTCCTGCGCAGGTCGCCCCGATCGGGAATCTTCGCAGCATCAGCGAGCCGGAGTgcaacgaggaggagaatgcTGCAGTTCGGTATGGTCCTTATCACAACAGAGTCTGGAAGTTGGAGGACAGGTCAGGGTGGAGTAGCCAGTTGAGGCTATATGGCAAGTTCCCCTTGGATATTGCTGATATCAATATGAACAACAAAGAAGGCTTTGATGCATGGTTTCAGGCGCTGGAAGTGAAGCAAGTTGTGGGATCAGTTCCTGACAGAGAAAAGCCTGATACCAATGTTAGAGGGCAGATATATCGTTGGGTCTGTCCAAAGCCTGTGTGAAACAGGATCGACTTGTTCTCTTCAGAGATGAGGAGCATGAGGCTCGAGAAGTGGTGCTTGGTTGATGTCCCCAAGGACGAGATTCCGGATATCACTGACCATGTGTGGTGGGAGTAAACGGGATACAGCCAGGACCGCAAAGTAGGGAGTAGTACTGGCTAGGTTAACAGTTGGTGGAGTTGGTTCCATACGTCAACCTACCTTTTACCAAGTACTCGTGTCCGGTATGGGGATGATCCCCCACCCTGTGCTTCCTCTCCCTTGCCTTGTCCAGCCAATAGGACAATCCACAGTCCTTTGCCCTATGCCACGTGATCAAGcaaacaaacaccaccaagaaCAAACCATTTGCCAAATCATCACACGGACGAACACTCGAATTCGAGCAAATATGCCGCGACGACTTCAGGATAGGTCCGAATGGAAAGAGACACCCTTCGACCTCGTGCCACAATGGACGCGAGACCCTTCCATTCCCGCCATCGAAGTTGTGTGTCGGGAGCACCTGTGCATCCCTCCGGAAGACCCCTGCACCGTGTTTTTCCACACCTCTGGTCTCTTTAACAAACTCTACATTGTTGAATACGCCCAACGCCGTGTCATCATGAAGGTCACGCTGCCTGTGTATCCCGGCCTCAAAACGCGTGCCGAAGTGGCCACACTGCGGTGGGTGCGCGAAAACACCATGATTCCGGTTCCCGAGGCACTGGGCTTTGACGACAGTAACGATAATAAAATCGGATTTGAGTGGATCTTGATGGAGTTTATAGAGGGCACACCAGCACATAAACGGTGGCGGACCATGTCGATGGAGCAGAAAGTCGCTTTCACAAAACAACTCGCGACATTCCAAGCTGAGCTTTCGGGCTTTGGGAAACCAGAGGCCATGCTCCGTGGAATAGGAACGCTGGAACTCCGGGAGTTtgagaaggggaaagagaTCGAAGGCCTGGGAAAGGTTGCTCCCGGTCTGCTTGTGTCCCATGAGTTCTTTATGGGTGATCGATTTCAGTACGATATCCCAAGGGGTCCCTTTCACTCCAGCCGCGACTGGCTCACCGCAGAGTTGAACATCGTCATGCTTGACCAGAAAGCAATCATCGACAGCTCCGAAGACCAAGACGACAAAGAAGATGCTGAAGAGGTTATTACGGTGGCGCAGAAATTGCTCTCTCTTATTCCCAAAGTGTTCCCTCCCAACCTGGACGAGCCAGAGACAGCAGTTCTTTACCACCACGATCTCCACCTTAAAAACATCTTGGTaagcgaggaaggggaaatcACAGCCGTTTTGGATTGGGAATGCGTCTCGGCTATGCCTCTCTGGATGACGACCAAGGTTCCCAGATTTCTTGATGAGCCTGTTCGAGAGGAGGAGCCGCAACGGGACACGTATGCCGATGAGACACTTGAGCAGGCTGCGGCCGCGGCAGAAAGGCGCCATGATCCGGACTACCTCGACAGTGAAGGCAAAAACAGTCTGTACTTCATCCATAAAATGGAGTACGAAGCAACGCAGTTGCGGAAAGTTTACAAAGCGACCTTGAGACAGTTATGGCCGGGTTGCCCACAGGGAGAAGAaaccttgatggcggtgaACTTCCACCATGCTGTATCACAATGCGACGGGATATGGGTGAAAATGGCAGGCAGATGGGCTGACCGCGTGTTGGCCGGTGAGTCCATACTGTTGGAGGACGCCTGACAAGACTGGCGTGAGGGGGTAGCCAGTGTAGTTGTGAGGCAGGCTCCTCCTGATCAATTTCAACTGCATTTTTTGTTCAAAGATAAGTataaaacaaaaaaacaaaaaaagaggaTAGACAGTAGAACAAAAACAATGTGTAGCCCCTCTGGGCTTGGAGAGGCAAAATGGTAAGGTAATGATTTCGTCCAGGCTCGAACTGGAGACCTTCAGTGTGTTAGACTGACGTGATAACCAACTACACCACGAAACCTAGGATTGATGCATGTCGTCATTGGAATTAACTCTCATGTGGGAGAACTATGAGAGACGCAAGGAGAAACGCTGCATGAGCATGTGCAAATTTGATTGATGATCGAATAAGCAAATTCACGAATGCGGCCGCCAAAGTGCGTCTGACTCAGCGTCGCCTTGGTAAGATGTAAGCCGAATGGTGTGTCGCAGAATTCGGGGATCGCGGCACAATGTCACTGGGCGCCTCTGGGCCAGAAGACTGGTGGCTTGCTCGTCTAGGGCGCCAGGTGTGGTCGCCTGGGCACATCACTGGGCATGGCGTGATTCATGGCTGCCATCTTCTCGGTAGGTCGGCAGCTGTCTCTTTTCAGTATCTTTGCGACCCCCATCTCAATTTTACTTCATTGGGTTAAAGGCTTTTATCAGAACAAGACCCTGCGgctctcccccttccctaAGTTGACAGCCACCCGCAATTTAACGATCGCCACCGAGGCAGATCATCAGCACTATGAAACAAGGCGTGAGAGCGCCTTCGGTGACCAGAACAATCACTCACTCTCACTGGTCGCGCTAACGGAAGCTGCAGTGATTCTGCTGTGGCACGGTCATTGCATGGCCTGGGCCGCAATCCAGGCCGCCGGTATCTCTGCCATGTTGAGGAGATCGAATCATTGCAGTTAACCTTATCCCGACTGCATCTCAGTTCTCCATTGCCCCCCATGAGCGCGATTTTCGTCGTCTCATCACTCTTTACAGTGATCCGTAATGTCCAACTAACGCCAATGCCACCATGCTTTTTGCTCGTTCACCAAGGACACCAACAAGTCTaccaactccaactccccaaacACCCCATGTGCAAGACAACACACCACTAAGCCCAGAAAATGACACGACAAAAGTACCGCATCGATGGGGCCATTCCAGCATGATGCCCGTGGACGATGACTGTCTTCCCGAAGTCAGACAGTTCAGCGACTTGGAAGTCCCAAC is from Podospora pseudopauciseta strain CBS 411.78 chromosome 5 map unlocalized CBS411.78m_5.2, whole genome shotgun sequence and encodes:
- a CDS encoding uncharacterized protein (COG:S; EggNog:ENOG503NYJZ) — its product is MPRRLQDRSEWKETPFDLVPQWTRDPSIPAIEVVCREHLCIPPEDPCTVFFHTSGLFNKLYIVEYAQRRVIMKVTLPVYPGLKTRAEVATLRWVRENTMIPVPEALGFDDSNDNKIGFEWILMEFIEGTPAHKRWRTMSMEQKVAFTKQLATFQAELSGFGKPEAMLRGIGTLELREFEKGKEIEGLGKVAPGLLVSHEFFMGDRFQYDIPRGPFHSSRDWLTAELNIVMLDQKAIIDSSEDQDDKEDAEEVITVAQKLLSLIPKVFPPNLDEPETAVLYHHDLHLKNILVSEEGEITAVLDWECVSAMPLWMTTKVPRFLDEPVREEEPQRDTYADETLEQAAAAAERRHDPDYLDSEGKNSLYFIHKMEYEATQLRKVYKATLRQLWPGCPQGEETLMAVNFHHAVSQCDGIWVKMAGRWADRVLAGESILLEDA